A window from Thermomonas aquatica encodes these proteins:
- a CDS encoding ATP-grasp domain-containing protein has translation MTRVAILTPDPADTHNAELWPKVLARLQRALDEVGITSTPTPWTAHVENASALRGYTRVLPLLAWGYHHDHQHWLQACKTWSDAGLALANPAPVLAWNSDKSYLSELALRGVAIPPTICTDRLQQEMVDGMFDQTGADELIVKPAVSGGAWKTRRVRRGDAVDEAEGTSMLIQPYLSTIEREGETSLLYFGGRLSHAVNKRPVEGEFRVQEEFGGLYTLLSPPPAGAVLLAEQVLAAIDAPLLYARIDMVPDADGRWLLMEAELIEPDFYLGIDPMQGAVFAHALRDAINQGTPA, from the coding sequence ATGACCCGCGTCGCCATCCTCACCCCGGATCCGGCGGATACCCACAATGCCGAGTTGTGGCCGAAGGTGCTGGCGCGCCTGCAGCGCGCGCTGGACGAGGTCGGCATCACCAGCACGCCGACGCCGTGGACCGCACACGTGGAGAATGCCTCGGCCTTGCGCGGTTACACGCGCGTACTGCCGCTGCTGGCCTGGGGCTACCACCATGACCACCAGCATTGGCTGCAGGCCTGCAAGACATGGAGCGACGCCGGACTGGCGCTGGCCAATCCGGCGCCGGTACTCGCCTGGAATTCGGACAAGTCGTACCTGTCCGAGCTGGCCCTGCGCGGCGTGGCGATTCCGCCCACGATCTGCACCGATCGACTGCAGCAGGAAATGGTCGACGGGATGTTCGATCAAACCGGCGCGGACGAGCTGATCGTCAAGCCGGCGGTGTCCGGCGGCGCATGGAAGACGCGGCGGGTGCGGCGCGGCGACGCGGTCGACGAGGCCGAAGGCACCAGCATGCTGATCCAGCCCTATCTTTCGACCATCGAACGCGAAGGCGAGACCTCGCTGCTGTATTTCGGCGGCCGCCTCAGCCATGCGGTGAACAAGCGCCCGGTCGAGGGCGAATTCCGCGTGCAGGAGGAATTCGGCGGCCTGTACACGCTGCTGTCGCCGCCGCCGGCTGGCGCCGTGCTGCTGGCCGAACAGGTGCTGGCCGCGATCGATGCGCCGCTGCTTTACGCGCGCATCGACATGGTGCCGGACGCCGATGGCCGCTGGCTGCTGATGGAGGCCGAGTTGATCGAGCCGGATTTCTACCTGGGCATCGACCCGATGCAGGGCGCGGTCTTCGCACACGCCCTGCGCGATGCCATCAACCAAGGAACCCCCGCATGA
- a CDS encoding polyprenyl synthetase translates to MDTEALIKAALREAGYGPDAIGSALPRIMRILQAEDVRIEVGRTLSRKEREHVRLQLELGFDVSEIVAGLKG, encoded by the coding sequence ATGGACACCGAAGCGCTGATCAAGGCCGCCCTGCGCGAAGCCGGCTACGGCCCCGATGCCATCGGCTCGGCCTTGCCGCGGATCATGCGCATCCTGCAGGCGGAGGATGTACGCATCGAGGTGGGGCGCACCCTGTCGCGCAAGGAGCGCGAGCATGTGCGCCTGCAGCTGGAGCTCGGGTTCGACGTGTCGGAAATCGTGGCCGGCTTGAAGGGTTGA
- the dbpA gene encoding ATP-dependent RNA helicase DbpA produces MSTPATFADLALDASLRPGLDALDYTALTPIQAQALPAILQGRDVIAQAPTGSGKTAAFGLGLLQGIDASAVKTQALVLCPTRELADQVGKQLRKLATGIANLKLSVLCGGIPLGPQLASLAHAPHVVVGTPGRVLELVQKDALDLRKLRTLVLDEADRMLDMGFDEPIRALVKRTPKDRQTLLFSATFPDAIRTLATAMLREPLEVSVDGEAHAPRIEAHFFEADGARRAPQLAALLLQFRPESTVVFCNMRRDTEEVVGSLAHYGFAALALHGDMEQRDRDEVLVRFANRSCNVLVASDVAARGLDIDDIGAVVNYELPTDADTYLHRVGRTGRAGRDGLALSLVADNERGRAALVEERQGNAIRYERAAPLDGKPRDVPQAAMVTLRIDAGRTDKLRPGDIVGALTGDAGGLPKDAIGKIAVFPTRSYVAIVRKEGDHALAQLRAGKIKGRRFRVNRL; encoded by the coding sequence ATGAGCACGCCCGCCACCTTCGCCGACCTCGCCCTGGACGCATCCCTGCGCCCGGGCCTCGATGCCCTCGACTACACCGCGCTGACCCCGATCCAGGCGCAGGCCCTGCCCGCGATCCTGCAAGGCCGCGACGTGATCGCGCAGGCGCCGACCGGCAGCGGCAAGACCGCGGCGTTCGGGCTGGGCCTGTTGCAGGGCATCGATGCAAGTGCGGTCAAGACGCAGGCGCTGGTGCTGTGTCCCACCCGCGAACTGGCCGACCAGGTCGGCAAGCAGCTGCGCAAACTCGCCACCGGCATCGCCAACCTGAAGCTGTCGGTGCTGTGCGGCGGCATCCCGCTGGGCCCGCAACTGGCCTCGCTCGCGCATGCGCCGCACGTGGTGGTGGGCACGCCCGGGCGCGTGCTGGAACTGGTGCAGAAGGACGCGCTGGACCTGCGCAAGCTGCGCACGCTGGTACTGGATGAAGCCGACCGCATGCTGGACATGGGCTTCGACGAACCGATCCGCGCGCTGGTCAAGCGCACGCCGAAGGACCGGCAGACCCTGCTGTTCTCGGCCACCTTCCCCGACGCGATCCGCACGCTGGCCACCGCCATGCTGCGCGAGCCGCTGGAGGTCAGCGTGGACGGCGAGGCGCACGCACCGCGCATCGAGGCGCATTTCTTCGAGGCCGATGGTGCCCGCCGCGCGCCGCAGCTGGCCGCGCTGCTGCTGCAGTTCCGCCCGGAATCGACCGTGGTGTTCTGCAACATGCGCCGCGACACCGAGGAAGTGGTCGGTTCGCTGGCGCATTACGGCTTCGCCGCGCTCGCCCTGCACGGCGACATGGAACAGCGCGACCGCGACGAGGTGCTGGTGCGCTTCGCCAACCGCAGTTGCAACGTGCTGGTCGCCAGCGACGTCGCCGCGCGCGGGCTCGACATCGACGACATCGGCGCGGTGGTGAACTACGAACTGCCGACCGATGCCGATACCTACCTGCATCGCGTCGGCCGCACCGGCCGCGCCGGGCGCGATGGACTCGCCCTCAGCCTGGTGGCGGACAACGAACGCGGACGCGCCGCGCTGGTCGAAGAACGCCAGGGCAACGCGATCCGCTACGAGCGCGCGGCCCCGCTCGACGGCAAGCCGCGCGACGTGCCGCAGGCGGCGATGGTCACCCTGCGCATCGACGCCGGCCGCACCGACAAGCTGCGCCCCGGCGACATCGTCGGCGCGCTGACCGGCGATGCCGGCGGCCTGCCCAAGGACGCGATCGGCAAGATCGCCGTGTTCCCGACCCGCAGCTACGTCGCCATCGTCCGCAAGGAAGGCGACCACGCGCTGGCGCAGCTGCGCGCGGGCAAGATCAAGGGCCGCCGCTTCCGCGTCAACCGGCTGTAG
- a CDS encoding DsbA family oxidoreductase: protein MKTLRIDLVSDVVCPWCAIGLASLEQALQRLQGEVVADIHFQPFELNPQMPAEGESIAEHLQRKYGMSDMQLAENQERIRARGAELGFVFDFNARSRIWNTFDAHRLLHWAGLEGKQLEFKQALLRAYFSEGRNVSDHAMLAAIAADAGLDAERARAILASGEYAGEVREAEQFFLHNGINGVPAVIIERKHLISGGQPVEVFEQALREIAAANAG from the coding sequence ATGAAGACCCTGCGCATCGATTTAGTCTCCGACGTGGTCTGCCCGTGGTGCGCGATCGGCCTGGCTTCGCTGGAACAGGCGCTGCAACGCCTGCAGGGCGAGGTTGTCGCCGACATCCACTTTCAGCCGTTCGAGCTCAACCCGCAGATGCCCGCGGAAGGCGAAAGCATCGCCGAGCACCTGCAGCGCAAGTACGGCATGTCCGATATGCAATTGGCCGAAAACCAGGAGCGCATCCGCGCGCGCGGCGCCGAGCTCGGTTTCGTGTTCGACTTCAATGCGCGCAGCCGGATCTGGAACACCTTCGATGCGCACCGGTTGCTGCACTGGGCCGGCCTCGAGGGCAAGCAGCTCGAGTTCAAGCAGGCCTTGCTGCGCGCCTACTTCAGCGAAGGCCGCAACGTCTCCGACCATGCCATGCTGGCCGCCATCGCCGCCGACGCCGGGCTGGATGCGGAACGCGCGCGGGCGATCCTCGCCTCGGGCGAATACGCGGGCGAGGTGCGCGAGGCCGAGCAGTTCTTCCTGCACAACGGCATCAACGGCGTGCCGGCGGTGATCATCGAGCGGAAGCACCTGATCTCCGGCGGGCAGCCGGTCGAGGTGTTCGAACAGGCGTTGCGCGAGATCGCGGCCGCGAACGCTGGCTGA
- a CDS encoding DUF1615 domain-containing protein has protein sequence MTQVPGRHRLPALLALCLGIALLPACESPRTPEQVRAELLRKLPATLHDRDGWARDIQAAFAAQELEPSTSNLCAVLAVVEQESTYRVDPPVPGLAQIARAEIDRRAEKLHVPHFMVEAALRFHAPDGRTYAQRIGALRTEQELSALFEEMTHRVPMGQRLFARFNPVRTGGPMQVRIDFAERHLRGYPYPVTGSIRAEVFSRRGGLYFGIKHLLGYPVDYPRPIYRFADFNAGWHASRNAAFQQAAAIASGTKLVRDGDLLAPGAPMDRPGATEAALRGIAPQLRMDAAGIRSALARGDSAAFADTELYRRVFAIADGKGSGKPVARARVPDIALDSPKITRKLTTAWFAERVNARWNACMAR, from the coding sequence ATGACGCAGGTCCCAGGACGCCATCGACTCCCTGCGCTGCTCGCCCTCTGCCTCGGCATCGCCCTGCTGCCCGCCTGCGAATCGCCGCGCACCCCGGAGCAGGTGCGCGCCGAACTGCTGCGCAAGCTGCCGGCCACCCTGCACGACCGCGACGGCTGGGCGCGCGATATCCAGGCCGCGTTCGCGGCGCAGGAGCTGGAACCGAGCACGTCCAACCTGTGCGCGGTGCTGGCGGTGGTCGAACAGGAATCCACCTATCGCGTCGATCCGCCGGTGCCGGGCCTGGCGCAGATCGCGCGTGCGGAGATCGATCGGCGTGCGGAAAAACTGCATGTGCCGCACTTCATGGTCGAGGCCGCGCTGCGTTTCCATGCGCCCGATGGGCGCACCTACGCGCAGCGCATCGGCGCCTTGCGCACCGAACAGGAACTGTCCGCGCTGTTCGAGGAAATGACCCATCGGGTGCCGATGGGGCAGCGCCTGTTCGCGCGCTTCAACCCGGTGCGCACCGGCGGACCGATGCAGGTGCGCATCGATTTCGCCGAACGCCACCTGCGCGGTTATCCGTATCCGGTCACGGGTTCGATCCGCGCCGAAGTCTTCAGCCGGCGCGGCGGCCTGTACTTCGGCATCAAGCACCTGCTCGGTTATCCGGTGGATTACCCGCGCCCGATCTATCGCTTCGCCGATTTCAACGCGGGCTGGCATGCCAGCCGCAACGCCGCGTTCCAGCAGGCGGCGGCGATCGCCAGCGGCACGAAGCTGGTGCGCGACGGCGACCTGCTGGCGCCGGGCGCGCCGATGGACAGGCCCGGCGCGACCGAAGCCGCCTTGCGCGGGATCGCCCCGCAACTGCGGATGGATGCCGCCGGCATCCGCAGCGCATTGGCGCGGGGAGACAGCGCCGCGTTCGCCGACACCGAGCTCTACCGCCGCGTGTTCGCCATCGCCGACGGCAAGGGCAGCGGCAAGCCGGTGGCGCGTGCGCGGGTGCCGGACATCGCGCTGGACAGCCCGAAGATCACCCGCAAGCTGACCACGGCCTGGTTCGCGGAGCGGGTGAACGCACGCTGGAACGCCTGCATGGCGCGCTGA
- a CDS encoding DUF1428 domain-containing protein: MAYIDGFVIAVPTANRQKFIDFAKEFDPIFLEYGATRVLECWGDDVPHGERTDFYRAVDAREDEAVLFSWIEWPDKATRDEGMKRVMDDPRMGPDNPMPFDGKRMIFGGFAPVVDLAA, translated from the coding sequence ATGGCCTACATCGACGGTTTCGTGATTGCGGTACCCACCGCCAACAGGCAGAAGTTCATCGACTTCGCCAAGGAGTTCGATCCGATCTTCCTCGAATACGGCGCCACCCGCGTGCTGGAATGCTGGGGCGACGACGTGCCGCACGGCGAGCGGACCGACTTCTACCGGGCCGTGGACGCCAGGGAGGACGAAGCCGTGCTGTTCTCGTGGATCGAATGGCCGGACAAGGCGACCCGCGACGAAGGCATGAAGCGGGTGATGGACGATCCGCGCATGGGTCCGGACAACCCGATGCCGTTCGATGGCAAGCGCATGATCTTCGGCGGCTTCGCGCCGGTGGTCGATCTCGCCGCCTAG
- a CDS encoding pyridoxamine 5'-phosphate oxidase family protein yields MADDPMYHEGMRQLQDVRDTRRLADRLEQVIVRTAFTDEDRAFIERSAMFFIATADADGHPDCSYKGGLPGFVQVLDERTLAVPDYDGNGMYRSWGNVRANPHVGLLFLDFENPKRLRVNGTAQVLEDDPLRAQYPGCVFVVRITAQRIFPNCPRYLHRMQLVEHSAHAPRPGYTPPVPAWKSFEAFRDALPARDRPGDKPD; encoded by the coding sequence ATGGCAGACGACCCGATGTACCACGAGGGCATGCGGCAGCTGCAGGACGTGCGCGACACGCGCCGGCTGGCCGATCGCCTCGAGCAGGTGATCGTGCGCACCGCGTTCACCGACGAGGATCGCGCCTTCATCGAACGCAGCGCGATGTTCTTCATCGCCACCGCCGATGCCGACGGCCATCCCGATTGTTCCTACAAGGGCGGCTTGCCCGGCTTCGTGCAGGTGCTGGACGAACGCACGCTGGCGGTCCCGGACTACGACGGCAACGGCATGTACCGCAGCTGGGGCAATGTCCGGGCCAATCCGCACGTCGGCCTGCTGTTCCTCGATTTCGAGAACCCGAAGCGGTTGCGGGTGAACGGCACCGCGCAGGTGCTCGAGGACGATCCGTTGCGCGCGCAGTATCCCGGCTGCGTGTTCGTGGTGCGCATCACCGCGCAGCGGATCTTCCCGAACTGCCCGCGCTACCTGCACAGGATGCAGCTGGTCGAGCATTCCGCGCATGCGCCGCGCCCCGGTTACACGCCGCCGGTACCGGCGTGGAAGAGCTTCGAGGCGTTCCGCGACGCGTTGCCGGCGCGCGACCGCCCTGGCGACAAACCCGACTGA
- a CDS encoding DUF1697 domain-containing protein, whose amino-acid sequence MNSFIALLRAVNVGGTGKLPMEDLRALCAAAGFRDARTYIASGNVVLRSAEGEAQVKRALEAALLGHAGKPVGVLVRTAAAMRAVLAANPFADSPPNRVVAIFLDDAPPADALAHAQHRRDERIALGRREIYVDYRDADGMRDAKLQIPAAKAGTARNMNTVAKLVDMAGG is encoded by the coding sequence ATGAACTCGTTCATTGCCTTGTTGCGCGCGGTCAACGTCGGCGGCACCGGCAAATTGCCGATGGAAGACCTGCGCGCGCTGTGCGCGGCGGCGGGATTCCGCGATGCGCGGACCTACATCGCCAGCGGCAACGTGGTGCTGCGCAGCGCCGAAGGCGAGGCACAGGTGAAACGGGCACTGGAAGCGGCGCTGCTGGGCCATGCCGGCAAGCCGGTCGGGGTGCTGGTGCGTACCGCCGCGGCCATGCGCGCGGTGCTGGCGGCCAATCCGTTCGCGGATTCGCCGCCGAACCGGGTGGTGGCGATCTTCCTCGACGACGCGCCGCCGGCCGACGCGCTGGCGCATGCGCAGCATCGGCGCGACGAGCGCATTGCGCTGGGCCGGCGCGAAATCTACGTCGATTACCGCGATGCCGACGGCATGCGCGATGCGAAACTGCAGATCCCGGCGGCCAAGGCCGGCACGGCACGCAACATGAACACGGTAGCCAAATTGGTGGACATGGCGGGCGGCTAG
- a CDS encoding CocE/NonD family hydrolase, which yields MRHLLGLLLALFAGAAFAQPRDIPVPAGLQGDGVDRAMPAFARDVIAAYRDDDRARYLDALFRLQLAAGQNAQALQSIEAIRVLRNDPPTQPPLFLQYEIHARAKILQAARGLPFAQAWRQAFAERFGALDDKVALRAEFPFGGSLPRWRDNLDDALGKLKGKKRLPLADAIALVRAWQVHDAYAAFLPLFDAALQEDDARRYIIDHDVLVRTPDGARIAVMLVRPAKAAPLPALLQFSIYANDALYLHDAKTMAAHGYVGVAAYSRGKGRSPDAIVPYERDGADAAAVIDWIAAQRWSDGRVGMFGGSYNSFAQWAALKHRPKALRAIATSASAAPGIDIPMEGGIFLNFMYPWPLYTASSRWLDDARYEDAERWAKLDRDGYASGRAYRERAAIDGDPNPVFAKWLQHPDYDAYWQAMIPQGAEFAGIDIPVLATTGYFDGAQIGVLHYFREHLRHRPDADHTLLIGPYEHVTMQAGVPPQVQGYAPDASARIDLQALRLAWFDHVLKGAPKPALLADRVNWQVMGADTWRHAPALDAMATRRQRLYLVPGASGTHALSAQAQPRAAATQRVDYRDRSDADWTPPPSVVNQALDRHLGLVFMGEPLLRDAELSGPFSGVLEFTVNKRDVDLAIGIYELNAAGEYLDLAYWLQRASYASDRRQRRLLQPGAMQRLVVKDTRLLGRKLAAGSRIVVTLGVIKQPDRQLNLGSGKDPSVETADDAGVPLEIRWSGSSYVELPLRE from the coding sequence ATGCGACACCTGCTGGGATTGCTGCTGGCCTTGTTCGCAGGCGCCGCGTTTGCGCAGCCGCGGGACATTCCTGTTCCGGCAGGCCTGCAGGGCGATGGCGTGGATCGCGCGATGCCCGCGTTCGCGCGCGATGTGATCGCGGCCTATCGAGACGACGACCGCGCGCGTTACCTCGACGCGCTGTTCCGGCTGCAACTCGCCGCCGGCCAGAACGCGCAGGCGCTGCAAAGCATCGAAGCGATCCGCGTCCTGCGCAACGATCCGCCCACGCAGCCACCGCTGTTCCTGCAGTACGAAATCCATGCGCGGGCGAAAATCCTGCAGGCCGCGCGCGGCCTGCCGTTCGCGCAGGCGTGGCGACAGGCGTTCGCCGAGCGTTTCGGTGCGCTGGACGACAAGGTCGCGCTGCGCGCCGAGTTCCCGTTCGGCGGCAGCCTGCCGCGTTGGCGCGACAACCTGGACGACGCGCTGGGCAAGCTCAAGGGCAAGAAGCGCCTGCCGCTCGCGGATGCCATCGCCCTGGTGCGTGCGTGGCAGGTGCATGACGCCTATGCGGCGTTCCTGCCGTTGTTCGATGCCGCGTTGCAGGAGGACGATGCGCGCCGTTACATCATCGACCACGACGTGCTGGTGCGCACGCCGGACGGCGCCCGCATCGCGGTGATGCTGGTGCGCCCGGCCAAGGCCGCGCCGCTGCCGGCCCTGCTGCAGTTCTCCATCTATGCCAACGATGCCCTGTACCTGCACGATGCCAAGACGATGGCCGCGCACGGGTACGTCGGCGTCGCGGCGTACAGCCGCGGCAAGGGGCGCAGCCCGGACGCCATCGTCCCCTACGAACGCGATGGCGCCGATGCCGCGGCGGTGATCGACTGGATCGCGGCGCAGCGATGGAGCGATGGACGGGTCGGCATGTTCGGCGGCAGCTACAACAGCTTCGCGCAATGGGCGGCGCTGAAGCACCGGCCGAAGGCCTTGCGCGCCATCGCCACCTCGGCCTCGGCCGCGCCGGGCATCGACATCCCGATGGAAGGCGGCATCTTCCTCAACTTCATGTATCCGTGGCCGCTGTACACGGCGAGCAGCCGCTGGCTGGACGACGCGCGCTACGAGGACGCCGAGCGTTGGGCCAAGCTCGATCGCGACGGGTATGCCAGCGGGCGCGCCTACCGCGAACGCGCGGCCATCGATGGCGATCCGAACCCCGTGTTCGCGAAATGGCTGCAGCACCCGGATTACGATGCGTACTGGCAGGCGATGATCCCGCAAGGCGCGGAATTCGCCGGCATCGACATCCCGGTGTTGGCCACCACCGGTTATTTCGATGGTGCGCAGATCGGCGTGCTGCATTATTTCCGCGAGCACCTGCGGCATCGGCCGGATGCCGACCATACCTTGCTGATCGGTCCCTACGAACACGTGACGATGCAGGCCGGCGTGCCGCCGCAGGTGCAGGGCTATGCGCCGGACGCGTCCGCGCGCATCGACCTGCAGGCGCTGCGCTTGGCATGGTTCGATCATGTGCTGAAGGGCGCGCCCAAGCCGGCGCTGCTGGCCGACCGCGTGAACTGGCAGGTGATGGGTGCCGACACGTGGCGACACGCGCCTGCGTTGGACGCGATGGCCACGCGCAGGCAGCGTTTGTATCTGGTGCCGGGCGCATCGGGCACCCATGCCTTGTCCGCGCAGGCGCAGCCGCGGGCGGCTGCGACGCAGCGCGTCGATTACCGTGACCGCAGCGATGCCGATTGGACGCCGCCGCCGAGTGTGGTCAACCAGGCGCTGGATCGGCACTTGGGCCTGGTTTTCATGGGCGAACCCTTGCTGCGCGACGCCGAACTTTCCGGCCCGTTCTCCGGCGTGCTCGAGTTCACCGTCAACAAGCGCGACGTCGATCTCGCCATCGGCATCTACGAGTTGAACGCGGCGGGTGAGTACCTCGACCTCGCCTACTGGCTGCAGCGCGCCAGCTATGCGTCGGATCGCCGCCAGCGGCGCCTGCTGCAGCCCGGCGCGATGCAGCGGCTGGTGGTGAAGGACACGCGCCTGCTCGGCCGCAAGCTCGCCGCCGGCAGCCGCATCGTGGTCACGCTGGGCGTGATCAAGCAGCCCGACCGCCAGCTCAACCTCGGCAGCGGCAAGGACCCGTCCGTCGAAACCGCCGACGATGCCGGCGTGCCGCTTGAAATCCGCTGGAGCGGCAGCAGTTATGTGGAACTGCCGCTGCGGGAATGA
- a CDS encoding MBL fold metallo-hydrolase, translated as MTASQCARAPRGDYADSKHFADGQFRNTTPKPATTAEPGGKTMWDFFFNKPKDTVPRAPVPVRKLTRAELDAAPDRSLYRLGHSTLLIKLRGKWWLTDPVFSLRASPLQWFGPKRFHAPPIALDDLPPIRGVLLSHDHYDHLDKAAVKALAGKTELFLAPLGVGDRLVDWGVPRDKVRQFDWWQGVGVDGVQFTFVPTQHFSGRGLRDGNRTLWGSWVIVDGDKRVYFSGDSGYFDGFAEIGRRFGPFDLTLMETGAYNTQWPYVHMQPEQTVQAHVDLRGKWLLPIHNGTFDLSMHPWAEPFERVLALGDARGVNVATPIMGERIDIDAPHAGERWWRAVLAAEPAAS; from the coding sequence TTGACCGCTTCCCAATGCGCGCGTGCGCCGCGAGGCGACTACGCGGATTCGAAACACTTCGCCGACGGCCAGTTCCGCAACACCACGCCCAAGCCCGCCACCACGGCGGAGCCGGGCGGCAAGACCATGTGGGATTTCTTCTTCAACAAGCCGAAGGACACCGTGCCGCGTGCGCCGGTCCCGGTGCGCAAGCTGACCCGCGCCGAGCTCGACGCCGCACCCGACCGCAGCCTGTATCGGCTCGGCCATTCGACCCTCTTGATCAAGCTGCGCGGCAAGTGGTGGCTGACCGATCCGGTGTTTTCGCTGCGCGCCTCGCCGCTGCAGTGGTTCGGGCCGAAACGCTTCCACGCGCCGCCGATCGCGCTGGACGACTTGCCGCCGATCCGCGGCGTGCTGCTCTCGCACGACCATTACGATCATCTCGACAAGGCCGCGGTGAAGGCGCTCGCCGGCAAGACCGAGCTGTTCCTGGCGCCGCTCGGCGTCGGCGACCGCCTGGTCGACTGGGGCGTGCCGCGCGACAAGGTGCGCCAGTTCGACTGGTGGCAGGGCGTCGGCGTCGACGGCGTGCAGTTCACCTTCGTGCCCACCCAGCATTTCTCCGGGCGCGGCCTGCGCGACGGCAACCGCACGCTGTGGGGCTCGTGGGTGATCGTCGATGGCGACAAGCGCGTGTATTTCAGCGGCGATTCCGGCTACTTCGACGGCTTCGCCGAGATCGGCCGCCGCTTCGGCCCGTTCGACCTCACCCTGATGGAAACCGGCGCCTACAACACCCAGTGGCCGTACGTGCACATGCAGCCGGAGCAGACCGTGCAGGCGCATGTCGACCTGCGCGGCAAGTGGCTGCTGCCGATCCACAACGGCACCTTCGACCTGTCCATGCACCCGTGGGCGGAACCGTTCGAGCGCGTGCTGGCCCTGGGCGATGCGCGCGGGGTGAATGTCGCCACGCCGATCATGGGCGAGCGCATCGACATCGATGCGCCGCATGCCGGCGAACGCTGGTGGCGCGCGGTGCTTGCGGCGGAGCCCGCCGCAAGCTGA
- a CDS encoding MATE family efflux transporter: MQSTQPPVGTSEPAVPQPLWRELRDAIRGTNADYTRIPLRRAVFLLAVPMVLELVLESTFAVVDIFFVAKLGPSAVATVGLTESYLFLLYSVAMGLAMAVTAVIARRIGEGKPEEAAVTAVQAIIVALLASVLPAIIGILYAQGLLRLMGADAWAIEHGYRYTQWMLGGNAVIMLLFVINAIFRGAGDAAIAMRVLWLSNGLNILLCPLLIFGVGPFPQLGIEGAAIATCIGRGTGVLYQLWTLFRGGQHIRVLGSQIAWHGAMLWNIVRTSLGGVGQMLVAMTSWIFLMRILASIGSEAVAGATIAIRIMMFTMMPAWGMSNAAATLVGQNLGAQQPERAEASVWQIGKYNMAYLVAIAVLFFLFPQAIVGFFSADPQVVAVGAEWLRILSYSLFVYGWWMVSVQAFNGAGDTATPTWINVVFFWLIQIPLAWYLALHLGLQETGVFWAVFASETSVGLFTLWLFSRGKWKAAQV; this comes from the coding sequence ATGCAGTCCACGCAACCGCCCGTCGGCACGTCCGAACCTGCCGTTCCGCAACCGCTGTGGCGCGAATTGCGCGATGCGATCCGCGGCACCAATGCGGACTACACCAGGATCCCGCTGCGCCGCGCGGTGTTCCTGCTGGCGGTGCCGATGGTGCTGGAGCTGGTGCTGGAATCCACCTTCGCGGTGGTCGACATCTTCTTCGTGGCCAAGCTGGGGCCGTCGGCGGTGGCCACGGTCGGGTTGACCGAGAGCTACCTGTTCCTGCTGTATTCGGTGGCGATGGGGTTGGCGATGGCGGTGACCGCGGTGATCGCGCGACGCATCGGCGAGGGCAAACCCGAGGAGGCCGCGGTGACCGCGGTGCAGGCGATCATCGTCGCGCTGCTGGCGTCGGTGCTGCCCGCGATCATCGGCATCCTGTACGCGCAGGGCCTGCTGCGGCTGATGGGCGCCGATGCCTGGGCGATCGAGCACGGCTACAGGTACACGCAATGGATGCTCGGCGGCAACGCGGTGATCATGCTGCTGTTCGTGATCAACGCGATCTTCCGCGGTGCCGGCGATGCCGCCATCGCGATGCGCGTGCTGTGGTTGTCGAACGGGCTGAACATCCTGCTGTGCCCGCTGCTGATCTTCGGCGTCGGGCCGTTCCCGCAACTGGGCATCGAGGGCGCGGCGATCGCCACCTGCATCGGCCGCGGCACCGGCGTGCTGTACCAGCTGTGGACGCTGTTCCGCGGCGGCCAGCACATCCGCGTGCTGGGTTCGCAGATCGCCTGGCACGGCGCGATGCTGTGGAACATCGTGCGCACCTCGCTCGGCGGGGTGGGGCAGATGCTGGTGGCGATGACCTCGTGGATCTTCCTGATGCGCATCCTCGCCAGCATCGGCAGCGAGGCGGTGGCCGGTGCCACCATCGCCATCCGCATCATGATGTTCACGATGATGCCGGCCTGGGGCATGTCGAACGCGGCGGCGACGCTGGTCGGGCAGAACCTCGGCGCGCAGCAGCCGGAACGCGCCGAGGCCTCGGTGTGGCAGATCGGCAAGTACAACATGGCCTACCTGGTCGCGATCGCGGTGCTGTTCTTCCTGTTCCCGCAGGCGATCGTCGGCTTCTTCAGCGCGGATCCGCAGGTGGTCGCGGTCGGCGCCGAATGGCTGCGCATCCTGTCGTATTCGCTGTTCGTGTACGGCTGGTGGATGGTCAGCGTGCAGGCCTTCAACGGCGCCGGCGACACCGCGACGCCGACCTGGATCAACGTGGTGTTCTTCTGGCTGATCCAGATCCCGCTGGCGTGGTATCTCGCGCTGCACCTGGGCCTGCAGGAGACCGGCGTGTTCTGGGCGGTGTTCGCGTCGGAGACTTCGGTGGGCCTGTTCACCCTGTGGCTGTTCAGTCGCGGCAAGTGGAAGGCCGCGCAGGTCTAG